In Haemophilus parainfluenzae, one genomic interval encodes:
- a CDS encoding vWA domain-containing protein, with protein MSPSVFAEEIKPLLQEGKTTLYQRVLSTPSCELLAKSDAKSGQKIPAFSRYYVYKRENVGNKALLQVGPDSFGKTVGWLDANCAVPWNMQMTMVFTNPSDRGSLLFFKDKATLESIINDNSPAKAVEPIRAELAQKKSSEKVLAEEPKEFVDFQKNFYLLPVLQGEEVMDSQGFYERLLEVASVSKNDKPVTQPTTSTTNNNQTNKTGQNQPQEVVGFSAAVVFVIDSTISMDPYINRTRDAIKKVYEKIEKENLGKQVKFGLVAFRSSTKAVPGLEYTSKMFVDPSTVKDGKDFMDKVANLKQATVSSKEFSEDAYAGVSQALNEINWNNFGGRYLVLITDAGAIEGDNPISTTGLDAKQLRLEAQHRGVALYTLHLKTPSGKNNHQIAQAQYNELSFNNYLNKPLYYPVNAGDVNEFGQKVDTLASALTKQVKQAYSGEEAAGSVLTATTKTGSDPKKSEIEEDAVLLGKAMQLAYLGDVKGTKAPPVFKAWVSDRDFAKPTIPTAEARVLLTKSQLSDLSDVVKKIADAANSGLISPTDMFAQLRSVAAAMGQDPNKIKEDKSTKLADLGLLGEYLDGIPYKSQVTGIDEDTWKGMSVQEQEKFIRDLHSKLRHYRIFNEDQSRWISLSEGADPRDNVYPVPLDALP; from the coding sequence ATGTCTCCGTCAGTTTTTGCTGAGGAGATAAAACCATTACTGCAAGAGGGCAAAACCACACTTTATCAACGTGTGTTAAGTACACCAAGTTGTGAGTTATTAGCAAAAAGTGATGCTAAGAGCGGTCAAAAAATTCCTGCTTTTTCCCGCTATTATGTATATAAACGGGAAAATGTAGGAAATAAGGCTTTATTACAGGTAGGCCCAGATAGCTTCGGTAAAACTGTCGGTTGGTTAGATGCTAATTGTGCTGTACCTTGGAATATGCAAATGACAATGGTCTTTACTAACCCATCCGATCGGGGTTCTTTATTGTTCTTTAAGGATAAAGCAACACTTGAAAGTATTATTAATGACAATTCTCCAGCAAAAGCAGTTGAGCCTATTCGTGCTGAACTTGCCCAAAAGAAAAGTAGTGAGAAAGTGTTAGCAGAAGAACCAAAGGAATTTGTAGATTTCCAAAAAAACTTCTATCTCTTACCTGTTTTACAGGGAGAAGAAGTGATGGATAGTCAAGGATTTTATGAGCGCTTGTTAGAAGTCGCATCTGTCAGCAAAAATGATAAGCCGGTCACTCAACCAACTACAAGCACAACAAACAATAATCAAACTAACAAAACAGGTCAAAACCAGCCTCAAGAAGTTGTTGGGTTTAGCGCTGCTGTAGTATTTGTTATTGATTCGACGATTTCTATGGACCCTTACATCAATAGAACGCGCGATGCCATTAAAAAAGTTTATGAAAAAATCGAAAAAGAGAACTTGGGTAAGCAGGTTAAATTTGGTTTAGTGGCATTCCGTTCAAGCACTAAAGCTGTACCTGGATTAGAGTACACTTCGAAAATGTTCGTTGATCCAAGTACCGTAAAAGATGGTAAAGATTTCATGGATAAAGTGGCAAATTTAAAACAAGCTACTGTTTCTTCAAAAGAATTTAGTGAAGATGCTTATGCCGGTGTATCACAGGCATTAAATGAAATTAATTGGAATAATTTTGGAGGCCGTTATTTAGTATTGATTACTGATGCCGGTGCGATTGAAGGGGATAATCCAATTTCGACTACGGGATTAGATGCAAAACAATTACGTTTAGAGGCTCAGCATCGAGGTGTTGCGCTTTATACTCTACATCTTAAAACACCATCTGGAAAAAATAATCATCAAATAGCTCAAGCACAATATAATGAATTATCTTTTAATAATTATTTAAATAAACCACTTTACTATCCGGTCAATGCTGGAGATGTGAATGAGTTTGGGCAAAAAGTAGATACTCTTGCTAGTGCTTTAACTAAGCAGGTAAAACAGGCTTACTCAGGTGAAGAGGCTGCTGGTAGCGTATTAACTGCCACCACAAAAACAGGCAGTGACCCGAAAAAATCTGAAATTGAAGAAGATGCTGTTTTATTAGGTAAAGCAATGCAATTGGCATATTTAGGGGATGTAAAAGGTACAAAAGCACCACCAGTATTTAAAGCTTGGGTGAGTGACCGTGATTTTGCTAAACCAACAATCCCAACTGCCGAGGCTCGAGTATTACTAACTAAATCACAATTAAGTGATTTGAGTGATGTAGTAAAGAAAATTGCGGATGCGGCAAATAGTGGGTTAATTTCACCAACAGATATGTTTGCACAACTTCGTTCAGTAGCTGCTGCAATGGGACAAGATCCAAATAAAATTAAGGAAGATAAATCAACTAAATTGGCAGATTTAGGTTTACTTGGTGAATATTTGGATGGTATTCCTTATAAGAGTCAAGTGACAGGAATTGATGAAGATACTTGGAAAGGTATGAGTGTGCAGGAGCAAGAGAAATTTATTCGCGATCTGCATAGTAAGTTACGTCATTATCGTATTTTTAACGAGGACCAATCTCGTTGGATTTCTTTATCAGAGGGTGCAGATCCTCGCGATAATGTATATCCAGTACCATTGGATGCTTTACCATAG
- a CDS encoding ABC transporter ATP-binding protein, protein MLTIKDLSITRGQGEQSFTVSLPHLSLAEGEVISLCGSSGCGKSTLLEMMGLILKPDNLSQYELSSATLSMDLAPLILSDKQKTLAEIRSKNLGFMLQNGGLLPFLNVWQNILLPCQTNGILADESWLHHLCEKLNINHLMTKYPKQLSIGERQRVAFVRSIAHKPLLLLADEPTSALDPHHSEVLFHLMLSLAKQQKIAVLLVTHDWDLVQRNELRTFSAKLDMSLRQSCFIEQANNDSQE, encoded by the coding sequence GTGCTAACCATTAAAGATTTATCCATAACTCGCGGACAAGGGGAGCAAAGTTTTACGGTTTCCCTACCACATTTATCTTTGGCTGAAGGTGAGGTCATTTCACTTTGTGGTTCGAGCGGTTGTGGAAAAAGCACGCTATTGGAAATGATGGGGCTAATTTTAAAACCTGATAACTTGAGTCAATATGAATTGAGCTCAGCTACGTTAAGCATGGATTTAGCCCCCCTTATTCTGAGTGATAAGCAAAAGACTTTGGCTGAGATTCGCTCTAAAAATCTTGGTTTTATGTTACAAAATGGTGGGCTATTACCTTTTTTAAACGTATGGCAAAATATTCTGCTACCTTGTCAAACAAATGGGATTTTAGCTGATGAAAGTTGGTTACATCATCTATGCGAAAAACTAAACATCAATCATTTAATGACAAAATATCCAAAGCAGCTTTCTATAGGTGAACGTCAACGGGTCGCTTTTGTTCGCTCTATAGCCCATAAACCACTTTTATTATTAGCGGATGAACCGACATCTGCATTAGATCCCCATCACTCAGAGGTTTTATTTCATTTAATGCTATCCTTAGCAAAACAGCAAAAAATAGCCGTGCTGCTAGTGACTCATGATTGGGATTTAGTGCAACGTAATGAACTTCGTACTTTTAGTGCAAAATTGGATATGTCTTTACGTCAGTCTTGTTTTATTGAACAAGCCAATAATGACTCGCAAGAATAG
- a CDS encoding ABC transporter permease, with translation MKNRFTLLAKLALNDIFYDRKVSFCIIASLVAVIAPLLLLFSLKYGIVSQLRHQLVNDPTNLEIKIVGNLNLSQDWFDWLKQQPETQFSIPLTRSLNTIIDLKKEANFVRNVELIPTTSDDPITQQSLQNENSIILSALSAEKLQAKQGESITLVATRNENGQEEKALLQLKVQAILNEQQFPRAAIFVPMSLLIGVEDFRDGMKTELFPAASGKPNDKLRKNFARARIYAKSLDDVAPLALKLREQFHIDTRTESKAIENVKAIDSVLNVIFMVIAFTSVVGCVLSLIGAFLANIDRKRKDIAVLRLIGFQQSAVGIYLVFQAIVLSSIAFILSYGLYLFGSQLFNQILGTSLSGSHFVSRLAPIHLCLAFIFSFLLAGVVAAIGAVRAVKIQPAESLRDV, from the coding sequence ATGAAAAATAGATTTACATTATTGGCAAAATTAGCACTAAACGATATTTTCTATGATCGTAAGGTTTCTTTTTGTATTATTGCTTCATTGGTAGCGGTAATTGCTCCTTTATTGCTTCTATTTAGTTTGAAATATGGCATTGTTTCTCAATTACGTCATCAATTGGTTAATGATCCAACCAATTTAGAAATTAAAATTGTTGGTAATTTAAATCTTTCTCAAGACTGGTTTGATTGGCTTAAACAACAGCCGGAAACCCAATTCTCGATTCCATTAACGCGCTCACTTAATACAATTATTGATTTGAAGAAAGAGGCAAATTTTGTTCGTAATGTGGAATTAATTCCAACAACTTCAGACGACCCAATTACTCAACAATCTTTGCAAAATGAGAACTCCATTATTTTAAGTGCATTAAGTGCAGAAAAACTACAAGCTAAACAAGGTGAAAGTATTACTTTAGTTGCAACTCGAAATGAAAATGGACAAGAAGAAAAGGCATTATTGCAATTAAAAGTGCAGGCTATTTTAAATGAGCAACAATTTCCTCGTGCTGCAATTTTTGTGCCCATGTCATTATTAATTGGTGTTGAAGACTTTCGCGATGGTATGAAAACGGAACTATTCCCTGCAGCAAGTGGAAAGCCAAATGATAAACTCCGTAAAAATTTTGCTAGAGCGAGAATTTATGCTAAAAGTTTGGATGATGTCGCACCTCTAGCACTAAAGCTACGTGAACAATTTCATATTGATACTCGAACAGAATCCAAAGCGATTGAAAATGTAAAAGCGATTGATAGTGTATTAAATGTTATTTTTATGGTCATTGCTTTTACCTCTGTGGTGGGTTGCGTGCTATCTCTTATTGGCGCATTTCTTGCAAATATTGATCGAAAACGTAAGGATATTGCTGTTTTACGGTTAATAGGTTTTCAACAAAGTGCGGTTGGTATTTATTTAGTTTTTCAAGCAATCGTACTCAGTAGTATTGCTTTCATTTTATCTTATGGGCTGTATTTGTTTGGCAGTCAATTATTTAATCAAATACTAGGAACAAGCTTAAGTGGCTCCCATTTTGTTAGCCGTTTGGCTCCAATACATTTATGCTTGGCTTTTATTTTCTCTTTTCTACTTGCTGGCGTGGTTGCTGCTATAGGGGCAGTTCGCGCAGTAAAAATTCAACCTGCGGAGAGTCTGCGAGATGTTTAA
- a CDS encoding SUMF1/EgtB/PvdO family nonheme iron enzyme has protein sequence MFKYRFSLLALIMASTAVSAQPWEEKFFNPKKLDGDIVLPMPCEGSMIFRVIKTNTKKPLEDIKVTLGGNSNDEDGYAQYATPNYISGSFANEKQERYFLMGKYEVTEAQFNAVMKGEQCPSVNMKTSLPAINMSWFDAVEFTHKYNEWLLKNAADKLPTEDGSKGFVRLPTNAEWEFASRGGVAVDEAAFRENTFPMPDGIARYAWSSKNANGRLQVIGLLEPNPLGLFDTLGNVSEMVFDGFRANKLSRYHGQEGGMIARGGSYIKGESEVNNTSRIEVPYYDNNGAMKKKDMGFRVAITAPLLTSNNRINQLRQEWSALGSDSKESNDPNIVGKLEKLASNVEDEKLKQEITKTKDELRAANQARDEQRDAAIRSALQLGGFLCANVSDLQAEVEQQETAVKAFAEEIKNEQDADLKQIYQQKEADFKQRLQEAEKARDFVVQYYAGTITSTFDTYSLANVKEQVERTKSMMSEKKLANGQATNLSQYLDLYWKHLSQYYQNGKITREQWLQQCNQIKPQTH, from the coding sequence ATGTTTAAATATCGCTTTTCTTTATTAGCATTAATTATGGCCAGTACGGCTGTTTCAGCCCAACCTTGGGAAGAAAAATTTTTTAATCCGAAAAAATTAGATGGTGATATTGTATTACCCATGCCTTGTGAAGGGAGTATGATTTTTCGAGTAATTAAAACTAACACTAAAAAACCATTAGAAGATATTAAAGTCACTCTCGGCGGTAATAGCAATGATGAAGATGGTTATGCACAATATGCTACGCCAAATTATATTTCGGGTAGTTTTGCCAATGAAAAACAAGAACGCTATTTCTTAATGGGAAAATATGAGGTGACAGAAGCTCAGTTTAATGCCGTAATGAAAGGCGAGCAATGTCCTTCAGTAAATATGAAAACCAGTTTACCCGCAATTAATATGAGTTGGTTTGATGCGGTAGAATTTACCCATAAATATAATGAATGGCTACTTAAAAATGCAGCCGATAAACTTCCAACGGAAGATGGAAGTAAAGGTTTTGTCCGTTTGCCAACTAATGCTGAATGGGAATTTGCTTCTCGAGGTGGGGTTGCGGTTGATGAAGCTGCATTCCGTGAAAATACCTTTCCTATGCCAGATGGTATAGCTCGTTATGCATGGTCATCTAAAAATGCTAATGGTCGTTTGCAAGTTATCGGTTTACTTGAGCCGAATCCACTTGGTTTATTTGATACATTGGGGAATGTTTCTGAAATGGTATTTGACGGTTTTCGTGCTAATAAGCTAAGCCGCTATCATGGTCAGGAGGGAGGCATGATTGCCCGAGGTGGAAGCTATATTAAAGGAGAAAGTGAAGTCAACAATACTTCACGTATTGAGGTTCCTTATTACGATAATAATGGCGCGATGAAGAAAAAAGATATGGGATTCCGTGTAGCAATTACCGCACCTTTATTAACATCAAATAATCGTATTAATCAATTACGTCAAGAATGGTCTGCTTTAGGTTCAGATAGTAAAGAGAGTAATGATCCAAATATTGTCGGTAAACTGGAAAAATTAGCGTCGAACGTTGAAGATGAAAAACTTAAACAAGAAATCACTAAAACCAAAGATGAATTGCGGGCAGCAAACCAAGCACGAGATGAGCAGAGAGATGCCGCAATTCGTTCGGCCTTACAATTAGGTGGATTCCTTTGTGCTAATGTTTCTGATTTGCAGGCTGAAGTAGAACAGCAAGAAACAGCAGTAAAAGCTTTTGCAGAAGAAATAAAAAATGAACAGGATGCCGATTTAAAACAAATTTATCAGCAAAAAGAAGCTGATTTTAAACAACGTTTACAAGAAGCAGAAAAAGCCAGAGACTTTGTTGTTCAATATTATGCAGGCACAATTACTAGTACATTTGACACTTATAGCCTTGCTAATGTAAAAGAACAAGTAGAAAGAACAAAATCCATGATGAGTGAGAAAAAACTTGCTAATGGACAAGCGACGAATTTGAGCCAGTACCTTGATTTATATTGGAAACATTTAAGCCAATATTATCAGAATGGCAAAATTACCCGAGAACAATGGTTACAGCAATGTAATCAAATTAAACCTCAAACTCACTAA
- a CDS encoding VWA domain-containing protein, with the protein MQRLARFKLEEINQNATVLFEHYDEILKIVRAHLPPSTATLFAKPEIKSDRVTVEWYSELEGQPYLIPENESGKAALQKISPVIQQRLNAISALTQNLTQKGSISAEQSAWLNQLVDGATHDTRQIYLVNNEPVITGWGIGKKVEPPAPPPVVPVAAPKHRWCYWLLPLLLLLLGLLAWWWFNREPVVPPKVEPPKVEEPKKEEPKIEEPKPEPPKEEPKVEEPKPEPPKEEPKVEEPKPDPVQEPIKEEPKVEPPVVEPPKKEPKQPPQKVCKPKYKPGETPQMVMVFDNSGSMFFTMQESSQTIDAFIQRAETYGASDEEIQYMQRLPNRLSTAKKASTNIINSIGKNVDIGLVSLRTCPAATNHGFYSPGKRNALKAKIQAMTPAEGDSSGTPLYNGLQVASSMVDGVKRDAFILILSDGKDNCNTPDICGLANQIARQKPRLKVNVVDIGGARAANCVASATGGKVFTANNQKQVVSMVNQAIKPMTKTDECE; encoded by the coding sequence ATGCAACGTTTAGCTCGTTTTAAACTAGAAGAAATTAATCAAAATGCAACCGTGCTTTTTGAACATTACGATGAAATACTTAAAATTGTGAGAGCTCATCTTCCACCGAGCACAGCTACTTTATTCGCTAAACCTGAAATCAAATCAGATCGAGTAACTGTAGAATGGTATAGTGAGTTGGAAGGTCAACCTTATCTGATACCTGAAAATGAATCAGGTAAAGCTGCATTACAAAAAATCTCTCCTGTTATCCAACAACGTCTAAATGCTATATCGGCACTTACTCAAAATTTAACCCAAAAAGGTAGCATTAGTGCAGAGCAAAGTGCTTGGTTAAATCAATTAGTGGATGGGGCAACTCATGATACCCGTCAAATTTATTTAGTAAATAATGAACCCGTTATTACTGGTTGGGGTATTGGAAAAAAAGTAGAACCACCGGCTCCGCCACCGGTTGTTCCTGTTGCTGCACCTAAACACCGTTGGTGTTATTGGTTATTACCGCTTCTTTTATTACTACTCGGTTTATTGGCTTGGTGGTGGTTTAATCGTGAACCTGTTGTTCCCCCTAAAGTGGAACCGCCTAAGGTAGAAGAACCGAAAAAAGAAGAACCAAAAATTGAGGAGCCTAAACCAGAACCTCCAAAAGAAGAGCCAAAGGTTGAAGAGCCTAAACCGGAGCCTCCAAAGGAGGAACCAAAGGTTGAGGAGCCTAAACCAGATCCTGTTCAAGAGCCTATTAAGGAAGAGCCGAAAGTAGAACCTCCTGTTGTTGAGCCACCGAAGAAAGAGCCTAAACAACCACCACAAAAAGTGTGTAAGCCGAAATACAAACCAGGTGAAACACCACAAATGGTGATGGTCTTTGATAATTCTGGATCAATGTTTTTTACTATGCAGGAAAGCTCACAAACGATTGATGCCTTCATTCAACGTGCAGAGACATATGGTGCTAGCGATGAAGAAATTCAATATATGCAGCGCTTACCAAATCGCTTATCTACAGCGAAAAAAGCCTCTACCAACATTATTAATAGTATTGGTAAAAATGTGGATATCGGCTTAGTTTCATTAAGAACTTGTCCAGCTGCAACCAATCATGGTTTCTATTCACCAGGTAAACGTAATGCGCTTAAAGCTAAAATTCAAGCAATGACACCTGCAGAAGGTGACAGCAGCGGTACTCCACTATACAACGGATTACAGGTTGCTAGCTCTATGGTTGATGGAGTAAAACGCGATGCTTTCATTTTGATTTTAAGTGATGGAAAAGATAACTGTAATACACCAGATATTTGTGGCCTAGCAAATCAAATAGCCAGACAAAAACCGCGTTTAAAAGTGAATGTGGTTGATATTGGGGGGGCTAGAGCTGCCAACTGTGTAGCTAGCGCTACTGGCGGAAAAGTATTTACCGCAAATAATCAGAAACAAGTGGTGAGTATGGTGAATCAAGCTATTAAACCTATGACTAAAACTGATGAGTGTGAATAA
- a CDS encoding TusE/DsrC/DsvC family sulfur relay protein — MIIVQGKQIETDAFGYLLNIADWNEDVAKHIAQLEDVELTEAHWEVIYFVRDFYQEYNTSPAIRMLVKAMSEKLGADKGNSRYLQRLFPDGPAKQATKLAGLPKPAKCL; from the coding sequence ATGATTATCGTACAAGGAAAACAAATCGAAACGGACGCCTTTGGCTATTTACTTAATATTGCTGATTGGAATGAGGATGTAGCAAAACACATTGCTCAGCTAGAAGATGTAGAACTGACTGAAGCTCACTGGGAAGTGATTTATTTTGTGCGTGATTTTTACCAAGAATATAACACCTCCCCTGCGATTAGAATGCTGGTAAAAGCAATGTCAGAAAAATTAGGTGCCGATAAAGGCAATAGCCGCTATTTGCAACGACTCTTCCCTGACGGACCAGCTAAGCAAGCAACCAAACTGGCGGGGCTGCCAAAACCAGCTAAATGCTTATAA
- the ttcA gene encoding tRNA 2-thiocytidine(32) synthetase TtcA, translating into MTEQNQDKKQTYNFNKLQKRLRRNVGNAIADFGMIEDGDKVMVCLSGGKDSYTLLDILLNLQQSAPIKFDIVAVNLDQKQPGFPEHVLPEYLQSIGVDYKIVEENTYGIVKEKIPEGKTTCSLCSRLRRGILYRTATELGATKIALGHHRDDMLATLFLNMFYGGKLKSMPPKLISDDGKQIVIRPLAYCKEKDIEKYAVAKEFPIIPCNLCGSQPNLQRQVVKEMLNTWDRQYPGRLETMFSAMQNITLSHLCDPKLFDFKGIKHGQSLDGIEGDTAFDEERIEPMKFDDEDASDYSYNEMISFKEVN; encoded by the coding sequence ATGACAGAACAAAACCAAGATAAAAAACAGACTTATAATTTCAATAAATTACAAAAACGTCTTCGCCGTAATGTAGGTAACGCAATTGCTGATTTTGGTATGATTGAAGATGGCGATAAAGTGATGGTTTGTCTTTCTGGTGGTAAAGACAGTTATACACTTCTCGATATTTTATTAAATTTACAACAAAGCGCACCGATTAAATTTGATATCGTTGCAGTTAATTTAGACCAAAAGCAACCAGGTTTTCCCGAGCATGTTTTACCTGAATATCTGCAAAGTATTGGTGTGGATTATAAAATCGTTGAAGAAAATACTTATGGTATCGTAAAAGAGAAAATTCCAGAAGGTAAAACAACATGTTCTCTCTGCTCTCGCCTACGCCGTGGTATTTTATACCGTACGGCAACTGAACTTGGCGCAACAAAAATTGCACTTGGTCATCATCGTGATGATATGCTGGCTACCCTGTTTCTGAATATGTTCTACGGTGGGAAACTAAAATCGATGCCACCGAAATTAATTTCAGATGACGGCAAGCAAATCGTGATTCGTCCATTGGCTTATTGTAAAGAAAAAGATATTGAAAAATATGCCGTAGCCAAAGAATTCCCAATTATCCCTTGTAATTTATGTGGTTCACAACCTAATTTACAACGTCAAGTAGTGAAAGAAATGCTGAATACTTGGGACCGTCAATATCCTGGACGTTTAGAAACCATGTTTAGTGCGATGCAAAACATTACGTTGTCACACTTATGTGACCCAAAACTCTTCGATTTCAAAGGCATTAAACATGGTCAATCACTTGATGGCATTGAAGGGGATACCGCATTTGATGAAGAACGCATCGAACCAATGAAATTTGATGATGAAGATGCCTCTGACTACTCCTATAATGAAATGATCAGCTTTAAAGAAGTGAATTAA
- the ftnA gene encoding non-heme ferritin — protein sequence MLSANVIKLLNDQMNLEFYSSNLYLQMSAWCEQNGFEGAAKFLSEHAAEEMQHMRKLFTYLNETGALAVITAIEAPAHEYKSLKEILELTYEHEKLITSKINELVGKTFEEKDYSAFNFLQWYVAEQHEEEKLFSGILDKLNLLGEDGKGLFLIDKDLGNLAGQTA from the coding sequence ATGTTATCAGCAAACGTAATCAAATTATTAAATGATCAAATGAACCTTGAGTTCTACTCTTCAAACCTTTACTTACAAATGAGTGCATGGTGCGAACAAAATGGTTTTGAAGGTGCAGCTAAATTCTTATCAGAACACGCTGCAGAAGAAATGCAACACATGCGTAAATTATTCACTTATTTAAATGAAACTGGTGCATTAGCGGTAATCACTGCAATTGAAGCGCCTGCGCATGAGTACAAATCATTAAAAGAAATCCTTGAATTAACTTATGAACACGAAAAATTGATCACAAGTAAAATCAATGAATTAGTGGGTAAAACTTTTGAAGAAAAAGACTACTCTGCATTCAATTTCTTACAATGGTATGTTGCAGAACAACACGAAGAAGAGAAATTATTCAGCGGTATTTTAGACAAATTAAATCTTCTTGGCGAAGATGGCAAAGGCTTATTCTTAATCGATAAAGATTTAGGTAACCTTGCTGGTCAAACCGCTTAA
- the ftnA gene encoding non-heme ferritin, which produces MLNKAIADKLNEQINLEFYSSNVYLQMSSWCSKHGYEGAAAFLLRHADEELEHMQKLFKYVSETSGMPLLGKIDAPKNDYKSLKEVFETTLEHEKLVTSKINELVEVTFANKDYSTFNFLQWYVAEQHEEEKLFNSIIDKFNLVGEDGRSLYFIDRDLATL; this is translated from the coding sequence ATGCTTAATAAAGCAATCGCAGATAAGTTAAATGAACAAATCAATTTAGAGTTCTACTCTTCTAATGTTTATTTACAAATGAGTTCTTGGTGTAGCAAGCACGGTTATGAAGGTGCTGCAGCATTTTTACTTCGTCATGCTGATGAAGAATTAGAACACATGCAAAAATTATTCAAATATGTGAGTGAAACAAGTGGTATGCCACTTTTAGGTAAAATTGACGCACCTAAGAATGACTACAAATCACTTAAAGAAGTATTTGAAACCACACTTGAACATGAAAAACTCGTTACTTCTAAAATTAATGAATTAGTTGAAGTGACTTTTGCAAACAAAGACTATTCTACTTTTAACTTCTTACAATGGTACGTTGCAGAACAACACGAAGAAGAAAAATTATTCAATAGCATTATTGATAAATTTAACTTAGTAGGTGAAGATGGTCGTTCGCTTTACTTTATCGATCGTGATTTAGCAACATTATAA
- the sbcB gene encoding exodeoxyribonuclease I gives MANNFSFFIYDYESFGINPASDRPAQFAGIRTDADFNIIGEPIMLYCKQTNDYLPAPEAVMVTGITPQECNEKGIPEPEFAAKILAEFSQPNTCVMGYNNIRYDDEMTRYTFYRNFIDPYEYSWKNGNSRWDLLDLVRACYALRPEGINWAYDDDGMPSFRLEKLTKANGIEHENAHDAMADVYATIAMAKLIKEKQPKLFQFFFNHRGKKEIEKLIDTAEMTPLVHVSGMLGNYRGNCAWVAPLAWHPTNQNAVIVCDLSGDIDNLLSKSTVDLRQDLYTKKSELEERGVSSVPLKLVHINKCPILAPAKTLLPENAARLGIDRQHCLDNLAKLRQSLDIREKVIEIFSEEREFEPSDNVETELYNGFFSNADKNNMAILRDLPPEKLAEHGLAFEDKRIPKLLFHYRARHFYKTLNRAEQIKWQKYRQRKLEQSAVKFEESLQRLAEEYSDNPTKLNLLQQVYEYGTKLLS, from the coding sequence ATGGCAAACAATTTTAGTTTTTTTATCTACGATTACGAAAGTTTTGGTATCAATCCGGCAAGTGATCGTCCTGCTCAATTTGCTGGTATTCGTACCGATGCAGATTTCAATATCATTGGTGAGCCTATTATGTTGTATTGCAAGCAAACCAATGATTATTTGCCGGCTCCAGAGGCCGTAATGGTCACAGGAATCACGCCACAAGAATGTAATGAAAAGGGGATTCCTGAACCTGAATTTGCCGCAAAAATTCTAGCTGAATTTTCACAACCTAATACTTGTGTGATGGGTTACAACAACATTCGTTATGACGATGAAATGACTCGTTACACCTTTTACCGCAATTTTATTGATCCCTATGAATATAGCTGGAAAAATGGCAATTCTCGTTGGGATTTACTGGATTTGGTCCGGGCTTGCTATGCACTGCGTCCAGAAGGGATAAATTGGGCTTATGACGATGATGGTATGCCAAGCTTTCGCTTAGAAAAACTCACTAAAGCAAATGGTATTGAGCATGAAAATGCCCATGATGCGATGGCGGATGTGTATGCAACCATCGCTATGGCTAAATTAATCAAAGAAAAGCAGCCTAAATTATTTCAATTCTTCTTTAATCATAGAGGTAAAAAGGAAATTGAGAAACTGATTGATACCGCGGAAATGACACCATTAGTGCACGTTTCTGGCATGTTAGGGAATTATCGTGGCAATTGTGCTTGGGTGGCACCATTAGCATGGCATCCAACTAATCAAAATGCCGTAATCGTCTGTGATTTATCAGGTGATATAGATAATTTACTCAGTAAAAGTACGGTTGATTTGCGACAAGATTTATATACCAAGAAAAGCGAGTTAGAAGAAAGGGGAGTTTCATCAGTTCCATTAAAATTAGTTCATATTAATAAATGCCCAATTTTGGCGCCTGCAAAAACGTTACTGCCAGAAAATGCAGCTCGTTTAGGGATAGACAGACAACATTGCTTAGATAATTTAGCAAAATTGCGCCAATCCTTAGATATTCGCGAGAAAGTTATTGAAATCTTCTCAGAAGAACGTGAATTTGAGCCGAGCGATAATGTAGAAACGGAGCTTTATAACGGTTTCTTTAGCAATGCCGATAAAAACAATATGGCTATTTTACGTGATTTACCACCTGAAAAATTAGCTGAGCATGGTTTAGCATTTGAAGATAAACGAATTCCAAAATTGTTATTCCATTATCGTGCAAGACATTTCTATAAAACGCTAAATCGTGCAGAGCAAATCAAATGGCAAAAATATCGCCAACGTAAATTAGAACAAAGTGCGGTTAAATTTGAGGAAAGTTTACAACGATTAGCAGAGGAATATTCGGATAATCCAACCAAACTGAATTTACTGCAACAGGTTTATGAATACGGTACAAAACTGTTATCTTAA